One genomic region from Octopus sinensis linkage group LG13, ASM634580v1, whole genome shotgun sequence encodes:
- the LOC115218591 gene encoding zinc metalloproteinase-disintegrin-like atrase-B isoform X1 yields the protein MLKLEALLSGLVLNLEDTFQVDWIHCSSMKVHSLFCLLLFIGCIVAEIIQGIKLWNKKPISSNNISDGIFQEFESQGQSKSGINDSLRETYSKSISQNFRHSELVKTPPLDNTELKYGQFLDRNKLNIENIKHEDEEEEENDHQFPKSQRFNNIGDYEVHKTEVFVDGDPLTSDQLTMTLLSNISNINVTLQRSPSSILMEDMDLMQLFFKRGKLKIEKEQLPVDLHQHSQHFFQNVDESVIVSVRPNGINDIHVEGMVSDELFLLPPGGSVRHKRSVEVASHTLWRQTTPVMVLDEIMGIPLPLPKETEESVNRVKRHALNAVPYIDVEVCVLLDYALYLKAGRNLRDLAAYMLHFWHAVNLRFATIQDMRINIKLKTVGVFQDEESQLFLKNNMLQGNKRIFEARHALSDLQRWLSYHYRDFKKFDVIFLLTGDDGCVFSGQACEKRVTGVSYVGGACRRHWLMGALNVAIGETDLVFRGVFTAAHEVGHLLGAPHDGESGAEMCTTNSGYLMSYNRSDPIKAHRFSTCSIKKFKEFLRTTAAHCLWNRAVEPIPYPKVLPGQQMKLKDQCYNYVKGEPCEVSEFQCHHLCCYDEKRKYIFTREQPAVHGTDCGRNAICYHGKCLMKDQLSGRI from the exons GGAATAAAGTTATGGAATAAAAAACCAATTAGCAGTAATAATATTAGTGATGGAATATTCCAAGAATTTGAGAGCCAAGGCCAAAGTAAATCTGGTATCAATGACAGTCTCAGAGAAACCTATTCTAAATCAATATCGCAGAATTTTAGACATTCAGAATTAGTTAAAACTCCACCTTTGGACAACACTGAACTGAAATATGGACAATTCCTCgacagaaataaattaaatattgaaaatataaaacatgaagatgaagaagaagaagaaaatgatcaTCAATTTCCAAAATCACAAAGATTTAACAATATTGGAG ATTACGAAGTGCACAAAACTGAAGTATTCGTTGATGGGGACCCACTGACGTCAGACCAGTTGACAATGACATTACTCTCCAACATCAGCAATATTAATGTCACCTTGCAGCGCAGTCCTTCATCCATTCTTATGGAAGATATGGACTTAATGCAGCTATTTTTCAAGAGAGGAAAGCTAAAGATTGAAAAGGAACAGCTACCT GTTGACCTTCACCAACATAGTCAGCATTTCTTCCAGAATGTAGATGAAAGTGTCATCGTTAGTGTTCGACCAAATGGAATTAACGACATTCATGTG GAAGGAATGGTGAGTGATGAACTGTTCCTGCTGCCCCCTGGTGGCAGTGTTCGTCATAAAAGATCAGTTGAAGTTGCGAGTCACACACTCTGGAGACAAACTACACCAGTAATGGTACTGGATGAAATAatgg GCATTCCTTTACCATTACCAAAGGAAACGGAGGAGAGTGTGAACCGAGTGAAGCGGCATGCTCTGAATGCAGTTCCTTACATTGATGTGGAAGTGTGTGTTCTTTTAGATTATGCTCTTTATTTAAAGGCTGGCAGGAACTTACGAGACCTGGCCGCATATATGCTGCACTTTTGGCATGCT GTTAACCTTCGTTTTGCCACAATACAAGATATGAGgattaacataaaactgaagacaGTTGGTGTCTTTCAG GATGAAGAATCACAGCTATTTCTCAAGAACAATATGCTTCAGGGtaacaaaagaatatttgaagCTCGGCATGCCCTGTCAGACTTACAAAGATGGCTTAGCTATCATTACAGAGACTTCAAGAAATTTGATGTCATCTTTTTATTGACTGG aGATGATGGTTGTGTTTTCAGTGGTCAAGCTTGTGAAAAACGAGTCACTGGGGTGTCATACGTCGGAGGAGCCTGTCGAAGGCACTGGCTGATGGGAGCCCTTAATGTGGCAATTGGAGAAACTGACCTTGTGTTTAGGGGTGTCTTTACAGCTGCACATGAAGTTGGTCATTT GCTTGGTGCGCCACATGATGGAGAGTCTGGTGCTGAAATGTGCACAACCAATTCTGGCTACCTCATGAGTTACAACAGATCTGACCCAATTAAGGCACACAGATTTTCAACATGCTCAATAAAAAAGTTTAAAGAATTCTTAAG AACAACTGCTGCTCATTGTCTGTGGAATCGTGCAGTGGAGCCGATTCCTTATCCTAAAGTTTTACCTGGCCAACAAATGAAGTTAAAGGACCAATGCTATAATTATGTAAAAGGAGAACCGTGTGAG GTCAGTGAATTTCAGTGTCACCATTTGTGTTGTTATGATGAGAAACGGAAGTATATATTCACCAGAGAACAACCAGCAGTCCATGGAACTGACTGTGGAAGAAATGCT ATTTGTTACCATGGGAAATGTCTGATGAAAGACCAACTTTCTGGCaggatttaa
- the LOC115218591 gene encoding zinc metalloproteinase-disintegrin-like atrase-B isoform X2, translating into MKVHSLFCLLLFIGCIVAEIIQGIKLWNKKPISSNNISDGIFQEFESQGQSKSGINDSLRETYSKSISQNFRHSELVKTPPLDNTELKYGQFLDRNKLNIENIKHEDEEEEENDHQFPKSQRFNNIGDYEVHKTEVFVDGDPLTSDQLTMTLLSNISNINVTLQRSPSSILMEDMDLMQLFFKRGKLKIEKEQLPVDLHQHSQHFFQNVDESVIVSVRPNGINDIHVEGMVSDELFLLPPGGSVRHKRSVEVASHTLWRQTTPVMVLDEIMGIPLPLPKETEESVNRVKRHALNAVPYIDVEVCVLLDYALYLKAGRNLRDLAAYMLHFWHAVNLRFATIQDMRINIKLKTVGVFQDEESQLFLKNNMLQGNKRIFEARHALSDLQRWLSYHYRDFKKFDVIFLLTGDDGCVFSGQACEKRVTGVSYVGGACRRHWLMGALNVAIGETDLVFRGVFTAAHEVGHLLGAPHDGESGAEMCTTNSGYLMSYNRSDPIKAHRFSTCSIKKFKEFLRTTAAHCLWNRAVEPIPYPKVLPGQQMKLKDQCYNYVKGEPCEVSEFQCHHLCCYDEKRKYIFTREQPAVHGTDCGRNAICYHGKCLMKDQLSGRI; encoded by the exons GGAATAAAGTTATGGAATAAAAAACCAATTAGCAGTAATAATATTAGTGATGGAATATTCCAAGAATTTGAGAGCCAAGGCCAAAGTAAATCTGGTATCAATGACAGTCTCAGAGAAACCTATTCTAAATCAATATCGCAGAATTTTAGACATTCAGAATTAGTTAAAACTCCACCTTTGGACAACACTGAACTGAAATATGGACAATTCCTCgacagaaataaattaaatattgaaaatataaaacatgaagatgaagaagaagaagaaaatgatcaTCAATTTCCAAAATCACAAAGATTTAACAATATTGGAG ATTACGAAGTGCACAAAACTGAAGTATTCGTTGATGGGGACCCACTGACGTCAGACCAGTTGACAATGACATTACTCTCCAACATCAGCAATATTAATGTCACCTTGCAGCGCAGTCCTTCATCCATTCTTATGGAAGATATGGACTTAATGCAGCTATTTTTCAAGAGAGGAAAGCTAAAGATTGAAAAGGAACAGCTACCT GTTGACCTTCACCAACATAGTCAGCATTTCTTCCAGAATGTAGATGAAAGTGTCATCGTTAGTGTTCGACCAAATGGAATTAACGACATTCATGTG GAAGGAATGGTGAGTGATGAACTGTTCCTGCTGCCCCCTGGTGGCAGTGTTCGTCATAAAAGATCAGTTGAAGTTGCGAGTCACACACTCTGGAGACAAACTACACCAGTAATGGTACTGGATGAAATAatgg GCATTCCTTTACCATTACCAAAGGAAACGGAGGAGAGTGTGAACCGAGTGAAGCGGCATGCTCTGAATGCAGTTCCTTACATTGATGTGGAAGTGTGTGTTCTTTTAGATTATGCTCTTTATTTAAAGGCTGGCAGGAACTTACGAGACCTGGCCGCATATATGCTGCACTTTTGGCATGCT GTTAACCTTCGTTTTGCCACAATACAAGATATGAGgattaacataaaactgaagacaGTTGGTGTCTTTCAG GATGAAGAATCACAGCTATTTCTCAAGAACAATATGCTTCAGGGtaacaaaagaatatttgaagCTCGGCATGCCCTGTCAGACTTACAAAGATGGCTTAGCTATCATTACAGAGACTTCAAGAAATTTGATGTCATCTTTTTATTGACTGG aGATGATGGTTGTGTTTTCAGTGGTCAAGCTTGTGAAAAACGAGTCACTGGGGTGTCATACGTCGGAGGAGCCTGTCGAAGGCACTGGCTGATGGGAGCCCTTAATGTGGCAATTGGAGAAACTGACCTTGTGTTTAGGGGTGTCTTTACAGCTGCACATGAAGTTGGTCATTT GCTTGGTGCGCCACATGATGGAGAGTCTGGTGCTGAAATGTGCACAACCAATTCTGGCTACCTCATGAGTTACAACAGATCTGACCCAATTAAGGCACACAGATTTTCAACATGCTCAATAAAAAAGTTTAAAGAATTCTTAAG AACAACTGCTGCTCATTGTCTGTGGAATCGTGCAGTGGAGCCGATTCCTTATCCTAAAGTTTTACCTGGCCAACAAATGAAGTTAAAGGACCAATGCTATAATTATGTAAAAGGAGAACCGTGTGAG GTCAGTGAATTTCAGTGTCACCATTTGTGTTGTTATGATGAGAAACGGAAGTATATATTCACCAGAGAACAACCAGCAGTCCATGGAACTGACTGTGGAAGAAATGCT ATTTGTTACCATGGGAAATGTCTGATGAAAGACCAACTTTCTGGCaggatttaa